A part of Halobacillus shinanisalinarum genomic DNA contains:
- a CDS encoding VanZ family protein has translation MRVYISILYLMLVVALSANDKFSKATSYLAAGISMLYGFIDEVHQLFIDGRSFTVNDLVKDAIGVLVACWLVNAIYFNKYIKSR, from the coding sequence TTGAGAGTTTACATTTCCATTCTGTACCTTATGCTAGTCGTTGCTCTTTCAGCAAACGACAAGTTTTCCAAAGCAACTAGCTACTTAGCTGCAGGCATATCCATGCTCTATGGATTTATAGACGAAGTACATCAACTTTTCATAGATGGAAGATCGTTCACAGTGAATGATCTAGTTAAGGACGCTATCGGTGTTCTTGTAGCCTGTTGGTTGGTTAATGCTATTTACTTTAATAAATATATTAAGAGCCGCTAA
- a CDS encoding tyrosine-protein phosphatase — protein sequence MIDIHTHILPGVDDGVSTMEDSMKMAMKAVKDGTRTVVATPHHNNGSHYNYKNNILLQVNELNRQLNDRDIPLTVLPGQETRVYGDILEGLQKDEILTINESDYVFIELPRDHFPQYLSNFLFNLQVEGYRPILTHPERNTQIIEQPNLLYSLVKNGAFVQITASSLLGKYGRNVKKLSYQLIDSNLVHLIASGAQKSKVLNLKEAYRDLKKNYDQSMVYYFSENAQYVVEGQSLATEPPERIKKKKILGVF from the coding sequence ATGATTGATATTCACACACATATTCTTCCAGGTGTTGATGATGGGGTATCAACGATGGAAGATAGTATGAAAATGGCAATGAAAGCAGTTAAAGATGGCACACGAACGGTAGTAGCTACGCCTCATCATAATAATGGCAGTCACTACAACTATAAAAACAATATTCTTCTACAAGTAAATGAGTTGAACCGGCAACTCAATGATCGCGATATTCCGTTAACCGTTCTACCTGGTCAAGAAACCCGTGTTTATGGGGATATCCTAGAGGGGCTTCAGAAGGATGAGATTTTAACTATTAATGAAAGTGATTACGTGTTTATTGAGTTACCTCGTGATCATTTTCCGCAGTATTTAAGTAATTTTTTATTTAATTTGCAAGTGGAAGGTTATCGACCGATTCTTACACATCCAGAAAGAAATACCCAAATTATCGAGCAGCCTAATTTGCTTTACTCTTTAGTGAAAAACGGAGCTTTTGTGCAGATAACTGCCTCTAGTTTACTCGGAAAATATGGCAGGAACGTTAAGAAATTATCCTACCAATTAATAGATTCGAATTTAGTTCATCTGATAGCATCCGGAGCACAGAAGTCTAAGGTCCTTAATCTTAAGGAAGCGTATAGAGATCTTAAAAAGAACTATGATCAATCAATGGTTTATTATTTCTCTGAAAATGCTCAATATGTTGTGGAAGGGCAGTCATTAGCGACTGAACCACCAGAAAGAATTAAAAAGAAAAAGATATTAGGGGTATTCTAA
- a CDS encoding helix-turn-helix domain-containing protein, producing MIGEHIKRIRKEKHMTLSELAERSGFAKSYVSSIERNRQTNPSIQFLENISKELDVSLTYLLYGKENDRVLDKGWENLIQEAQNLGVSKEQFREYLEFNKWQDEQKSNM from the coding sequence TTGATTGGTGAACACATCAAACGAATAAGGAAAGAAAAGCATATGACTCTATCTGAACTGGCCGAACGTTCAGGTTTTGCTAAATCATATGTGAGTTCGATAGAAAGAAACAGACAGACAAATCCTTCTATCCAATTTTTAGAAAACATTTCTAAAGAACTTGATGTGTCCCTTACTTACCTGTTATACGGTAAAGAAAACGACCGTGTGTTAGATAAAGGTTGGGAAAACTTGATTCAAGAGGCACAGAATCTAGGGGTATCTAAAGAACAGTTTCGTGAATATCTAGAATTTAATAAATGGCAAGATGAGCAGAAAAGTAATATGTAG
- a CDS encoding anti-repressor SinI family protein, whose protein sequence is MISFKHRKEGERTMVTASNISVKIDNCRYPSWLSEPASQNPTLARSNVTCQSADPSSSLEKISKELDIPINGETSGKDDALDNDWFDLVHEAMNSGISKEQSREYLEFNKWKIHQGK, encoded by the coding sequence GTGATCTCATTTAAACATAGGAAAGAAGGTGAAAGAACGATGGTGACCGCATCAAACATATCCGTAAAGATTGACAACTGTCGCTATCCGAGCTGGCTAAGCGAGCCAGCGTCGCAAAATCCTACTTTAGCTCGATCGAACGTAACCTGCCAATCAGCTGATCCGTCCAGCTCTTTAGAGAAGATCTCCAAAGAGCTGGACATCCCGATCAACGGAGAAACAAGTGGAAAAGACGACGCCTTAGACAACGATTGGTTCGATCTCGTCCATGAAGCCATGAACTCAGGCATTTCTAAAGAACAGTCACGAGAGTATTTGGAGTTTAATAAATGGAAGATTCATCAGGGGAAATAA
- a CDS encoding CBS domain-containing protein, with protein sequence MSEELVERFELAFNQIHQHLKEMNGFPKNDNFAELLNHSKDRGVVREFYDALRQYAKLRNAIVHERVRGGYYIASPHVEVVEELEEIKRTLDQPPLGLDVATRPVMFFYEETELLHVIEAFREHGVSQFPIYREGAFVGLLTDAGVVRWLRESVCEGSVSIGGVTVGDVLRHEKVHNVEFMPADVSVFEVEELFERSHGEGEKLKAVMITEGGDRDGKLLGIVTLLDLILDGDAG encoded by the coding sequence ATGTCGGAGGAGTTAGTGGAGCGTTTTGAGCTGGCGTTTAATCAGATTCATCAGCATTTGAAAGAGATGAATGGGTTTCCGAAGAATGACAACTTTGCGGAGCTGCTGAATCATTCGAAGGATCGGGGTGTGGTTCGGGAGTTTTATGATGCGCTTCGCCAGTATGCGAAGCTGCGGAATGCGATTGTGCATGAGCGTGTGAGGGGTGGCTATTATATTGCGTCGCCCCACGTTGAGGTTGTGGAGGAGCTTGAGGAGATTAAACGAACGCTTGATCAACCTCCTTTAGGGCTTGATGTGGCAACGCGTCCGGTGATGTTTTTCTATGAGGAGACGGAGTTACTTCATGTGATTGAGGCGTTTCGGGAGCATGGGGTGTCACAGTTTCCGATTTATCGTGAGGGAGCATTTGTTGGGCTGCTGACGGATGCTGGGGTTGTGCGTTGGCTGCGAGAATCGGTTTGTGAGGGGTCAGTTTCTATTGGGGGTGTAACGGTTGGGGATGTGCTGCGGCATGAGAAGGTGCATAATGTCGAGTTTATGCCTGCGGATGTGTCGGTGTTTGAGGTTGAGGAGTTGTTTGAGCGGAGTCATGGGGAGGGTGAAAAGCTGAAGGCTGTGATGATTACCGAAGGCGGCGATCGTGATGGGAAGCTGCTTGGGATTGTGACACTGCTTGATTTGATTTTGGATGGTGATGCGGGATGA
- a CDS encoding ABC transporter ATP-binding protein has product MSEGKQTVRGFFAYVKAGLPARWLVVVALVLSLFETAASLMVPLFTRDLVDQLSGGALSTGLMVFLGVTLLVQTVSAGFSYYILAYIGEHIVAYIRRGLWEHILRVPVSYFDEHESGETMSRITQDTTTVKSLVTNHLVSFVTGVISIVGAVVILLTIDWRMTVIMLLSVPVALLVVMPLGRVMYRVSRRLQDEMANFSANLGRVLSEIRLVKASNAERLESEKGADGIQRLFTYGLKEARIQAVISPFMTTIIMVVLVVLIGYGGVRVAAGELSAGSLVAVIIYMFQIVVPFSQMATFVTAFQKAMGATERIQVLHGVPPEREGLASDFSKKGIGFREVSFGYRESDRLVLKGLTFDVRPGETVALVGPSGAGKTTVFSLIERFYQPSSGMIVVGDEELGRLNLGVWRRSIGYVSQESPVMSGSIRDNVCYGLDRVVKDVQVEAALRQANAFEFVMGLEDGLDTSVGERGVKLSGGQRQRIAIARALLRDPDVLLLDEATSNLDSEAEAAVQEALDVLMRGRTTLVIAHRLSTVVDADKLLVFEDGRITGQGRHGELYEGHVRYRELVDQQML; this is encoded by the coding sequence ATGAGTGAGGGAAAGCAAACGGTGAGGGGATTTTTTGCTTATGTCAAGGCGGGGCTGCCGGCACGCTGGCTCGTGGTGGTGGCGCTTGTACTGAGTTTGTTTGAAACGGCAGCTTCGCTTATGGTGCCGCTGTTTACAAGGGATTTGGTGGATCAGCTGTCGGGAGGAGCGTTGAGCACAGGGTTAATGGTGTTTCTTGGCGTGACGTTGCTCGTTCAGACGGTGTCGGCGGGATTTTCTTACTATATCTTAGCGTATATTGGCGAGCATATTGTCGCTTATATTCGTCGGGGACTGTGGGAGCATATTTTGCGTGTGCCTGTCTCGTACTTTGATGAGCATGAGTCCGGGGAGACGATGAGCCGGATTACACAGGATACGACTACCGTTAAAAGTTTAGTGACAAATCATCTAGTCTCGTTTGTGACGGGTGTGATTTCGATTGTTGGTGCGGTAGTGATTTTGCTGACGATTGATTGGCGAATGACGGTGATTATGCTGTTGTCGGTTCCGGTTGCACTGCTTGTAGTGATGCCGCTTGGGCGTGTGATGTACCGGGTGTCGCGGAGGCTGCAGGATGAAATGGCGAATTTCAGTGCGAATCTTGGCCGGGTGTTGAGCGAAATCCGGCTGGTGAAGGCGTCGAATGCGGAGAGGCTGGAGAGTGAAAAGGGCGCGGATGGGATTCAGCGGTTGTTTACATATGGTTTAAAGGAAGCACGGATTCAGGCGGTGATTTCTCCGTTTATGACGACGATCATCATGGTCGTGCTGGTCGTGTTGATTGGGTACGGCGGTGTACGGGTAGCCGCAGGTGAGCTTTCGGCTGGATCGCTTGTTGCGGTGATCATTTATATGTTCCAGATCGTCGTGCCATTTAGTCAGATGGCGACTTTTGTGACGGCGTTTCAAAAGGCGATGGGAGCCACGGAACGGATTCAGGTGCTGCACGGCGTACCCCCTGAGCGCGAGGGGCTGGCTTCGGACTTTTCTAAAAAAGGGATTGGTTTTCGTGAGGTGTCGTTTGGCTACAGGGAGTCGGATCGTCTTGTGCTCAAGGGGCTTACGTTTGATGTGCGGCCTGGGGAGACGGTGGCGCTTGTAGGGCCGAGTGGTGCTGGGAAGACGACGGTGTTTTCGTTGATTGAGCGGTTTTATCAGCCTTCTAGCGGGATGATTGTGGTTGGTGATGAGGAGCTTGGGCGGCTTAATCTTGGGGTGTGGCGGCGGTCGATTGGGTATGTGTCGCAGGAGAGTCCGGTGATGTCGGGGTCGATTCGGGATAATGTGTGTTATGGTCTTGATCGTGTGGTTAAGGATGTGCAGGTGGAGGCGGCGCTTAGGCAGGCGAATGCCTTTGAGTTTGTGATGGGTCTTGAGGACGGATTGGATACGTCGGTTGGGGAGCGTGGTGTGAAGTTGTCAGGTGGGCAACGGCAGCGGATTGCGATTGCTCGGGCGTTGCTGAGGGATCCAGATGTGCTGTTGCTTGATGAGGCGACGTCGAATTTGGATTCAGAGGCGGAGGCGGCTGTGCAGGAAGCGCTTGATGTGTTGATGCGTGGGCGGACGACGCTTGTGATTGCGCATCGTTTGTCGACGGTGGTGGATGCGGATAAGCTGCTTGTGTTTGAGGATGGGAGGATTACGGGTCAGGGTCGGCATGGGGAGTTGTATGAGGGGCATGTGCGGTACAGGGAATTGGTGGATCAGCAGATGCTTTAG
- a CDS encoding MerR family transcriptional regulator, whose amino-acid sequence MPMKVKEVAELVGISIRTLHHYDNIGLLTPQETTEAGYRLYSNKDLETLQQILFFKELDFPLKKIKEIITNPDFEQKEALQLHRKMLLEKRRRLDNMILTVEKTIQQQKGEIHMTNKDKFEGFDFSRNPYEQEARERWGDEAVDRSNAKLNNMSQQEKDNMSRQMDTIYKRLATLRHDAPGSDSAQAAIKEWYFFMSESINNDDLMKFKGIGQLYIDDERFTNNIDNYGEGLAAFMRDAMALFADSHKK is encoded by the coding sequence ATGCCGATGAAAGTAAAAGAAGTGGCCGAACTCGTAGGCATCAGCATCCGTACCCTGCATCACTACGATAATATCGGTCTGCTCACACCGCAGGAAACGACCGAAGCCGGCTATCGCCTTTATTCAAATAAAGACCTGGAAACCTTGCAGCAGATTCTATTTTTCAAAGAACTCGACTTTCCGTTAAAAAAGATCAAAGAAATCATTACGAATCCCGATTTCGAACAAAAAGAAGCTCTTCAACTTCACCGGAAAATGCTGCTTGAGAAACGCCGCCGGTTGGATAATATGATTCTAACGGTAGAAAAGACGATTCAACAACAAAAAGGAGAGATTCATATGACGAACAAGGATAAATTCGAAGGCTTTGACTTTAGCCGCAATCCGTACGAACAAGAGGCCCGCGAGCGATGGGGCGATGAAGCCGTCGATCGTTCAAACGCTAAACTGAACAATATGTCCCAACAAGAAAAAGACAACATGTCCAGACAAATGGATACCATCTACAAAAGGCTTGCGACCCTAAGACACGACGCCCCCGGTTCTGACTCAGCCCAAGCGGCCATTAAAGAATGGTACTTTTTCATGAGCGAAAGCATCAACAACGACGATCTTATGAAATTCAAAGGCATCGGCCAGCTCTATATCGATGATGAACGTTTCACTAACAACATCGACAATTATGGCGAAGGCCTGGCTGCATTCATGCGTGATGCGATGGCGCTTTTTGCTGATAGTCACAAAAAATAA
- a CDS encoding DUF4260 domain-containing protein produces MNKALLHIEGLAALILSIYFYAQTDASWLMFALLLLAPDLSALGYIINNKIGAYTYNAFHTYTPPLLIILISTSLKTDTLLLSLGLIWATHIAMDRMIGYGLKDPSDPKITHLQKL; encoded by the coding sequence ATGAACAAAGCATTGTTACATATCGAAGGACTAGCCGCACTCATCCTATCCATCTATTTTTACGCCCAAACAGACGCAAGCTGGTTAATGTTTGCTCTCTTACTCTTAGCACCAGATCTATCCGCACTCGGCTACATCATCAACAACAAAATAGGCGCCTACACATACAACGCGTTTCACACCTATACACCACCGCTCCTCATCATCCTAATCAGCACCTCACTAAAAACCGACACACTACTTCTCAGCCTAGGATTGATTTGGGCAACCCACATTGCCATGGATCGCATGATCGGATACGGCTTGAAAGATCCCTCAGACCCGAAGATCACCCATTTACAAAAATTATAA
- a CDS encoding class F sortase yields MKWRTYFTIVGLAALLLAGYNSNVWANFTSPYDPTPEQETKEKNSGNMASDLSLKSEEFTVVDESGDIKDINFETETPDQNSGIVPTNLKVPSLDIDAPVNEVGVLDNGQMGVPKDDKSVGWFEPGTKPGNTGNAVLAGHVDSQEGPAVFFYLKDLQKGDEIIVTNEEGKELTYVVQKLESYPADEAPIKEIFGKTDKKRLNLITCTGTFDYEQRTHLDRLVVYSELKSSVDKEEKQPKEDSDYDIKAPTSVEVNGTFVTWHAVRVEGVAGYRVYRSKNGEDYEKVASISEHERKTYTDPEASNYTYYVTTVYMDGTESEPSKPTKAK; encoded by the coding sequence ATGAAGTGGAGAACTTATTTTACAATTGTAGGCTTAGCGGCCCTCTTGCTGGCAGGGTACAACTCAAATGTGTGGGCGAATTTCACCTCACCCTATGATCCCACCCCAGAGCAGGAAACGAAGGAGAAGAACTCAGGAAATATGGCCTCTGATCTCTCACTAAAATCAGAAGAATTTACCGTCGTTGATGAATCAGGGGATATAAAAGATATTAACTTTGAAACGGAAACACCGGATCAAAACAGTGGCATTGTTCCTACCAACTTGAAGGTGCCAAGTCTCGACATCGACGCCCCCGTTAACGAAGTAGGGGTACTGGACAACGGACAAATGGGCGTACCGAAAGATGATAAAAGTGTAGGCTGGTTTGAGCCAGGAACGAAACCAGGCAACACAGGAAACGCGGTTCTAGCCGGACACGTTGATAGTCAGGAAGGTCCAGCCGTATTCTTCTACTTGAAAGATTTGCAAAAAGGCGATGAAATCATCGTCACAAATGAAGAAGGGAAAGAACTGACCTATGTTGTCCAGAAGCTAGAAAGCTATCCGGCCGATGAAGCGCCAATCAAAGAGATCTTCGGTAAAACAGACAAAAAAAGGCTTAACCTAATTACCTGTACAGGAACCTTTGATTATGAGCAACGCACCCATCTGGATCGCCTCGTCGTGTATTCTGAGCTGAAATCATCAGTAGACAAGGAAGAAAAGCAGCCAAAAGAAGATTCAGACTACGACATCAAAGCACCAACTAGTGTCGAAGTAAACGGAACCTTCGTCACATGGCATGCTGTACGTGTAGAAGGTGTAGCAGGTTATCGCGTGTATCGCAGTAAAAACGGGGAAGACTACGAAAAAGTCGCAAGCATCTCCGAACACGAACGCAAAACATACACCGACCCTGAAGCATCCAACTACACCTACTACGTCACAACCGTCTACATGGACGGAACCGAATCCGAACCATCCAAACCCACCAAAGCCAAATAA
- a CDS encoding copper amine oxidase — protein MKTVKKAVVLFMAIMLLIPSMALAHNGETHTTSKTPAADLRSSLDQLLSEHFVLATTAMIKDYNDAEDADEVYKKLDQNAKDMTPAIASVYGEEAAAKFEDIFLGHNDYTPDFVEAKVNNDKEARKAAEAEVDEFVNEFSSFLAKATEGNLSKEAATKVLAAHEQDVINVFDHYVAGEYEKAYKTFREGFKRMFDISKALSGAIVTQMPDKFEGTKAVTPAADLRSTLNRLASEHFALAVLEMQKGFNQAEDYDFVTWAENMNTKEFKEAIGSIYGEEAATQFQKIWQQNHIKAQSELVTATLEEDEEARKAAEQSLQKFAETFGQFLGEATGGNLPADAATSALWSHEEDVIQTFDHYVAGDYQTTYESFRTGYGFMFGVGETLSDAIVKQMPDKFAAEQMPEDMPKTGMGGTATNSLWTWVSFGALVLISGGFMIRKKAQQ, from the coding sequence TTGAAAACAGTAAAAAAAGCAGTCGTCTTGTTTATGGCCATCATGCTATTGATTCCATCCATGGCTTTGGCACATAACGGCGAAACACACACAACGTCAAAAACGCCAGCCGCTGATCTACGCTCAAGCTTAGATCAACTATTATCGGAACACTTTGTTCTAGCAACAACAGCGATGATTAAGGATTACAATGATGCAGAAGATGCCGATGAAGTGTATAAGAAGCTTGATCAGAACGCGAAAGACATGACACCGGCGATTGCTTCCGTTTATGGTGAAGAAGCAGCCGCTAAGTTTGAGGACATCTTCCTTGGTCACAATGACTACACTCCAGATTTCGTAGAAGCGAAAGTGAACAATGACAAGGAAGCTCGTAAAGCAGCTGAAGCAGAAGTAGACGAGTTCGTTAATGAATTCAGTTCTTTCCTTGCAAAAGCAACAGAAGGTAACCTTTCAAAAGAAGCAGCAACAAAAGTGTTAGCAGCACACGAACAAGATGTTATTAATGTGTTTGATCATTATGTAGCTGGAGAATACGAAAAAGCATACAAAACGTTCCGCGAAGGATTCAAGCGTATGTTCGACATTAGTAAAGCTCTATCAGGCGCGATTGTAACGCAAATGCCAGACAAATTTGAAGGAACAAAAGCCGTTACACCAGCCGCTGATCTACGTTCTACATTGAACCGTCTGGCTTCTGAGCACTTCGCTCTAGCCGTTCTTGAAATGCAGAAAGGCTTTAACCAGGCTGAAGATTATGATTTCGTAACATGGGCTGAGAACATGAACACGAAAGAATTTAAAGAAGCGATTGGTTCCATTTATGGCGAAGAAGCTGCCACACAGTTCCAAAAGATCTGGCAGCAAAACCATATCAAAGCACAATCTGAACTTGTAACAGCAACACTTGAAGAAGATGAAGAAGCGCGTAAAGCAGCAGAGCAAAGCCTGCAGAAATTCGCTGAAACGTTCGGTCAATTCCTAGGTGAAGCAACAGGAGGCAACCTTCCAGCAGATGCAGCAACTAGTGCTCTTTGGTCACACGAAGAAGATGTCATCCAAACTTTTGACCATTATGTAGCTGGTGATTACCAAACAACCTATGAGTCTTTCCGTACAGGATATGGCTTTATGTTTGGAGTAGGTGAAACATTAAGTGATGCGATTGTAAAACAAATGCCGGATAAATTTGCTGCCGAGCAAATGCCAGAAGATATGCCTAAGACAGGAATGGGCGGTACTGCAACAAACAGCCTTTGGACTTGGGTATCATTCGGTGCACTAGTCCTCATCTCTGGTGGCTTCATGATTAGAAAAAAAGCGCAACAATAA
- a CDS encoding Fur-regulated basic protein FbpA gives MRNHLREAVEEMRQHYIQKLLDANVRNDLDKDPSSFTLSELENIVKFYRL, from the coding sequence GTGAGAAATCATCTTCGTGAAGCTGTAGAAGAAATGAGGCAGCATTACATTCAAAAACTTCTAGATGCTAACGTTCGTAACGATTTAGACAAAGATCCTTCCTCATTTACTTTGAGTGAACTTGAAAATATCGTTAAGTTCTACCGCCTTTAA
- a CDS encoding small acid-soluble spore protein H — protein sequence MNAQRAQEIASSSTMANVTYNGEGIYIEHVDESNETATIHSLNAPNNKQSVSVTSLSEQ from the coding sequence ATGAATGCACAACGAGCGCAGGAAATAGCGTCTTCTTCAACTATGGCTAATGTAACCTATAATGGGGAAGGTATTTACATTGAGCACGTGGACGAATCAAATGAAACAGCTACTATCCACTCCTTAAATGCACCAAACAATAAACAAAGTGTTTCTGTAACCAGCTTAAGTGAACAGTAA
- a CDS encoding H-type small acid-soluble spore protein produces the protein MNKERAKEIFHSSEMIDVTHDQRPIYIEEVIERSETARVHPVDQPNIIQEVPLYDLKEQQD, from the coding sequence ATGAACAAGGAACGCGCAAAAGAAATCTTCCACTCCTCCGAGATGATCGATGTAACCCACGATCAACGCCCCATCTATATCGAAGAGGTTATTGAAAGAAGTGAAACGGCTCGGGTTCACCCAGTTGATCAACCTAACATAATCCAAGAAGTTCCGTTGTATGATTTGAAGGAGCAGCAGGACTAA